In Bdellovibrio sp. GT3, one genomic interval encodes:
- a CDS encoding tetratricopeptide repeat protein, whose protein sequence is MNKVISLFVLFALTGCSFFQMNRSEEGALQNQRLLEERDIKTAQDTLSAGNYPEAFKQFKLFQQTYPVSSYTQASRIGEGQALEGQGKWTEAAAIYRDVTLKTRNLQPDISALASYRMSFCEEALGDDQKAVASLLDARSLRNTLPMTVAYAEIPARLAAAYSRMGREKEAVQYLNEAEKGIAKIRAEADPATLEKDWLAKTYFQMGSSSTNQLSAENFDSFVNSQNLMQIYLIKTIELNDSKWSPRAVKQLNATYNEMYQQVESVQQNPSQQAHLGGALVHLIDRAELYKPITGQTLNSYQIEFFTLANDVRNKTERLLYQGHETMGLTEESKRLNSIKRSGRTKADALLPGEESSSIKALPKKKVAPGTDPNL, encoded by the coding sequence ATGAATAAAGTGATCAGCCTGTTTGTTCTTTTCGCATTAACGGGTTGTAGCTTTTTTCAAATGAATCGCAGCGAAGAAGGAGCATTGCAAAATCAGCGCCTTCTGGAAGAACGCGATATCAAAACCGCTCAAGATACGTTGAGCGCCGGGAATTACCCGGAAGCCTTCAAGCAATTCAAGCTATTTCAACAAACTTATCCGGTATCCTCTTACACTCAGGCTTCCCGCATTGGCGAAGGTCAGGCGCTTGAGGGGCAGGGCAAGTGGACCGAGGCAGCCGCCATCTATCGTGACGTGACTTTGAAAACCAGAAACCTTCAACCTGACATCTCGGCATTGGCCAGCTATCGAATGTCGTTTTGCGAAGAGGCCCTGGGTGACGATCAAAAGGCAGTTGCAAGTCTTTTGGATGCAAGAAGTTTACGCAACACTCTGCCTATGACGGTAGCTTATGCCGAGATTCCGGCAAGGCTTGCGGCGGCTTACAGTCGTATGGGTCGAGAGAAAGAGGCCGTTCAGTATTTGAACGAAGCTGAAAAAGGCATTGCAAAAATTCGCGCCGAAGCGGACCCCGCAACTCTTGAAAAAGACTGGTTGGCCAAAACCTACTTTCAGATGGGAAGCTCCTCCACCAACCAACTCTCCGCGGAAAACTTTGATTCTTTCGTAAACTCGCAGAATCTGATGCAGATCTATCTGATCAAAACCATAGAGTTGAATGACAGCAAATGGTCGCCGAGGGCTGTAAAGCAACTGAATGCAACCTACAATGAAATGTACCAGCAAGTGGAGTCAGTTCAGCAAAACCCAAGTCAACAGGCTCATTTGGGGGGCGCATTAGTTCATTTAATTGATCGAGCGGAATTATATAAGCCGATCACTGGACAAACTCTGAATAGTTATCAGATTGAATTTTTCACATTAGCCAATGATGTGCGCAATAAAACAGAAAGACTTCTGTATCAGGGCCATGAAACCATGGGTCTGACGGAGGAGTCTAAAAGACTTAACAGCATTAAAAGATCCGGACGCACAAAAGCAGATGCTTTGTTGCCGGGCGAGGAAAGTTCTTCTATAAAAGCACTTCCCAAAAAAAAGGTCGCTCCGGGTACGGATCCGAATTTGTAG
- a CDS encoding ArsA family ATPase has product MSRDLLKDTKVLVCVGSGGVGKTTVAAAVGVLAAKEGKKVLVLTIDPAKRLAQTLGIEGTNDITKVPGQNFKGELYASVIDHKKTFDEFVERAAQKSEAVRRIFENSLYKQLSTSLSGSQEFTSLEKLYSVYESGKFDLIILDTPPTKHALDFLKAPQKLATLFSEGVAKWFRDPEGKKSGIFGHLIQAGTRQVLKVLETLTGSQFIRELGDFFINIEQWQGKLLQRTTEVQRMLVAPTTRFFLVTSFDQAKLKEAEFFSREIRKGGYNLDTVILNRVFPHWLDLRVGYEGGTAEQGLVDLYMQMKTYYNHRDAIYRLFEKKMSRDARVLRIPDLVKDVSDLSGLEEISALITEEEKVP; this is encoded by the coding sequence ATGAGTCGCGACTTGCTAAAAGACACCAAAGTGTTGGTTTGTGTTGGCAGTGGCGGCGTCGGGAAAACCACGGTGGCAGCGGCTGTTGGCGTACTGGCAGCAAAAGAAGGTAAAAAAGTTCTGGTGCTGACAATCGATCCGGCAAAGCGTCTGGCGCAGACTTTGGGAATTGAAGGCACGAACGATATCACCAAAGTTCCCGGTCAGAATTTCAAGGGGGAGCTGTACGCCTCCGTCATAGATCACAAAAAAACCTTCGATGAATTCGTGGAAAGAGCCGCACAAAAATCAGAGGCTGTTCGCAGAATTTTTGAGAACAGTCTTTATAAGCAGCTATCTACAAGCTTAAGTGGTTCGCAGGAATTCACCTCTCTTGAAAAACTGTACTCGGTCTATGAATCCGGGAAATTTGATTTGATCATTCTGGATACTCCACCGACCAAACATGCGCTGGATTTCCTGAAAGCTCCGCAGAAACTGGCAACATTGTTCAGTGAAGGAGTTGCCAAGTGGTTCCGGGATCCTGAAGGAAAAAAATCCGGAATCTTCGGTCACCTGATTCAGGCGGGCACACGCCAGGTTTTGAAAGTTCTGGAAACCCTGACCGGTTCACAGTTCATTCGCGAGTTGGGTGATTTCTTCATTAATATTGAACAGTGGCAGGGGAAGCTTTTGCAAAGAACAACCGAAGTTCAGCGAATGCTCGTGGCCCCGACGACAAGATTTTTCCTTGTGACCAGTTTTGATCAGGCAAAATTAAAGGAAGCCGAGTTTTTCTCCCGCGAAATCCGAAAGGGTGGGTACAACTTAGACACGGTGATTTTGAACCGCGTTTTCCCTCATTGGCTGGACCTCCGGGTAGGTTATGAAGGCGGGACAGCGGAGCAAGGGCTTGTGGACTTGTACATGCAAATGAAGACCTATTACAATCACAGGGATGCGATCTATCGACTTTTTGAAAAGAAGATGTCGCGCGACGCCCGTGTTTTGAGAATTCCTGACTTGGTTAAGGATGTCTCGGACCTTTCGGGTCTGGAAGAAATCAGCGCCCTCATTACTGAGGAGGAGAAGGTTCCATGA
- a CDS encoding ArsA family ATPase, translating into MQQEIHFVTGKGGVGKSVIAAALALKLSRQGKKVLLVELGDQSFFKDFFDLADVGFQPVEIKPQLSVALWTGEACLREYAQYLIKVESLAKLFFDNAVMKAFINIAPGLPELAMLGKITSGPRKYGPPMNFDCLVVDAFATGHFKALLAAPSGMAQAVQIGPMGEQSRSIIRVLRDQNITKYHIVSLPEELPLKESTELFEYLKNEFSVEPNLVMNKVLDVNIPLSSLKNAETQTSSDLGLFAQYLEQQLDRQQSMFKQAGTNFKNIVKVPLFFETDPWKLVEKAVEKIP; encoded by the coding sequence ATGCAGCAAGAGATTCACTTTGTGACGGGAAAAGGGGGCGTTGGTAAGTCGGTTATAGCCGCGGCGCTCGCTTTGAAATTAAGTCGTCAGGGTAAAAAAGTTCTATTAGTGGAGCTGGGAGATCAAAGTTTCTTTAAGGATTTCTTTGACTTAGCTGACGTCGGTTTTCAGCCCGTTGAAATTAAGCCGCAACTGTCCGTAGCTCTGTGGACCGGAGAAGCCTGTCTGCGTGAATATGCCCAGTATCTGATCAAAGTGGAAAGTCTTGCGAAATTGTTCTTCGATAATGCCGTGATGAAGGCTTTCATAAACATCGCACCTGGTTTGCCGGAGCTCGCGATGCTGGGAAAAATCACTTCGGGTCCACGCAAGTACGGTCCACCGATGAATTTTGATTGTCTGGTGGTGGATGCATTTGCGACGGGGCACTTCAAGGCACTGTTGGCGGCACCCAGCGGAATGGCGCAAGCCGTGCAGATTGGTCCGATGGGGGAGCAAAGTCGCAGTATCATTCGCGTACTTCGTGATCAGAACATCACGAAGTATCACATCGTCTCGTTGCCCGAGGAATTGCCTCTGAAAGAATCCACGGAGCTTTTCGAATATTTGAAAAATGAATTCTCTGTAGAGCCGAACCTGGTCATGAACAAAGTTCTGGATGTGAACATTCCACTGTCTTCATTAAAGAACGCAGAGACTCAGACAAGTTCTGATTTGGGATTGTTTGCCCAGTATCTTGAACAACAACTGGATCGACAACAGTCCATGTTTAAACAGGCAGGCACAAACTTTAAGAACATCGTGAAAGTTCCGCTGTTTTTTGAAACTGATCCTTGGAAGCTTGTGGAAAAAGCCGTGGAGAAAATCCCATGA
- the tig gene encoding trigger factor encodes MKSNVEKVSNLSRKMNIEIPAAVVAASFNKVFSSIQKDVEIKGFRKGKAPLNTIKSIYGDRVKQDVVQDLVQKHYAQALEEHKLDPISYPEFEFADPAADKDFSFSAAFDVRPEITLKKYEGLEVEKEAFEFDAKKVDQVLENIRSSRATFETVTEDRAAKKGDTAVIDFEGFIGGAPLENGAGVDHNLELGANQFIEGFEDGIVGMKKGEKKTLTLKFPDPYHSADLAGKPVEFKVTLKEIKAKVLPELNDEFIKTLGGPESLTDLKKTIQEDLEQNDKKRIEDGFKNRTLKTLVKENPVEVPPSLLKEQKASLVEDFKKRMADQGMGEADFSSYVQKWDADFTNTATEMIQSSFLVDAIAKKHDLFAKKEDVDAKFEEYAKQTGIEVSRIKEFYGRPEQSSRLTYQITEEKVINFLNKTIKVKEVPAGTFKDEQN; translated from the coding sequence ATGAAATCAAACGTAGAAAAGGTTTCTAACCTTTCAAGAAAGATGAATATCGAAATCCCAGCTGCAGTTGTGGCAGCATCTTTCAACAAAGTGTTCAGCAGCATTCAAAAAGACGTGGAAATCAAAGGCTTCCGTAAAGGTAAAGCTCCTTTGAACACAATCAAATCCATCTATGGCGACCGTGTAAAACAAGACGTCGTTCAAGACCTAGTTCAAAAACACTACGCGCAAGCGTTGGAAGAGCACAAACTTGATCCTATCAGCTACCCAGAATTTGAGTTTGCTGATCCAGCTGCTGACAAAGACTTCTCTTTCTCTGCAGCTTTTGATGTTCGCCCGGAAATCACTTTGAAAAAATACGAAGGTTTGGAAGTTGAAAAAGAAGCTTTCGAATTCGACGCTAAAAAAGTTGATCAAGTGTTGGAAAACATCCGCTCTTCACGCGCAACTTTCGAAACAGTAACTGAAGATCGCGCTGCTAAAAAAGGCGACACTGCAGTTATCGATTTCGAAGGCTTCATCGGTGGCGCACCTCTTGAAAACGGCGCTGGCGTAGACCACAACCTAGAGTTGGGTGCCAACCAGTTCATCGAAGGCTTCGAAGACGGTATCGTTGGAATGAAAAAAGGCGAGAAGAAAACTCTTACTTTGAAATTCCCGGATCCATACCACTCTGCTGACCTTGCTGGTAAACCAGTTGAGTTCAAAGTTACTTTGAAAGAAATCAAAGCAAAAGTATTGCCTGAGTTGAACGATGAGTTCATCAAAACTCTTGGTGGACCAGAGTCTTTGACTGACTTGAAAAAAACTATTCAAGAAGACCTTGAGCAAAACGACAAAAAACGTATCGAAGACGGCTTCAAAAACCGCACTTTGAAAACTCTTGTTAAAGAAAACCCAGTTGAAGTTCCTCCTTCTTTGTTGAAAGAGCAAAAAGCTTCATTGGTTGAAGACTTCAAAAAGCGCATGGCTGACCAAGGCATGGGCGAAGCTGATTTCTCTTCTTACGTTCAAAAATGGGATGCTGATTTCACAAACACAGCGACTGAGATGATCCAATCTTCATTCTTGGTTGATGCTATTGCGAAAAAACATGATCTATTCGCGAAAAAAGAAGACGTTGATGCGAAATTCGAAGAATACGCAAAACAAACTGGCATCGAAGTTTCCCGTATCAAGGAATTCTACGGTCGCCCAGAGCAATCAAGCCGTTTGACTTACCAAATCACTGAAGAAAAAGTGATCAACTTCTTGAACAAAACTATCAAAGTTAAAGAAGTTCCAGCTGGTACATTCAAAGACGAACAAAACTAA
- a CDS encoding alpha/beta fold hydrolase, whose product MRKLLLISLLVLSACASQPPKSEKTSEPMKGFDAELTQFNYPFPVSFYSFRAQGQDLKMAYMDVAPDKGSDKVIVLFHGKNFSGYYFEDMAKVLVGKGYRVIMIDQIGFGKSTKPAEFQYSLHALSSYSKMLMDNLKIEKFQLLGHSMGGMLAARYALMYPDNVTKLFMVNPLGLEDWKTLTTYKSVDQLYDGELSGNIDKVKKYQLDHYYDNKWKPEYDKYLVPAKGWFDGPDYTRIAWTSALTSEAIFTQPVYYEFKNLKMPTVLVVGTKDTTAIGKAWAPEENKKKMGNYPKMSKDVISKIKKGKLVSLPGMGHTPFIEDPAKFWKAFTPQL is encoded by the coding sequence ATGAGAAAACTGCTTTTGATTTCGCTGCTTGTTCTATCTGCGTGTGCTTCTCAGCCGCCAAAATCCGAAAAAACATCTGAGCCGATGAAAGGCTTCGATGCTGAGCTGACTCAGTTTAACTATCCATTCCCGGTTTCATTCTATTCCTTCCGAGCGCAAGGTCAGGATTTGAAAATGGCTTACATGGATGTGGCTCCTGACAAGGGATCCGACAAAGTCATAGTTCTTTTTCATGGAAAAAACTTTTCCGGTTACTACTTCGAAGACATGGCAAAAGTTTTGGTGGGTAAAGGCTACCGTGTGATCATGATCGATCAAATCGGTTTTGGAAAATCCACGAAGCCGGCAGAGTTTCAGTATTCACTTCATGCGTTATCATCGTATTCAAAAATGCTGATGGATAATCTGAAAATCGAAAAGTTCCAGCTTCTGGGCCACTCTATGGGAGGCATGCTCGCGGCACGATATGCGTTGATGTATCCAGATAATGTCACCAAACTGTTCATGGTGAATCCATTGGGGTTAGAGGACTGGAAGACACTGACCACGTATAAATCAGTGGACCAGCTTTATGATGGGGAGCTTTCCGGCAACATCGACAAAGTGAAGAAATACCAACTGGATCACTACTACGACAACAAGTGGAAACCTGAGTACGACAAATACCTGGTGCCAGCAAAGGGTTGGTTCGATGGCCCAGATTACACGCGCATCGCGTGGACGTCGGCACTGACCTCAGAGGCGATCTTTACCCAGCCTGTGTACTATGAATTCAAAAATCTAAAAATGCCGACCGTCTTGGTGGTTGGAACAAAAGACACCACAGCAATTGGCAAAGCCTGGGCGCCGGAAGAAAATAAAAAGAAAATGGGCAACTATCCAAAAATGTCCAAAGACGTGATCAGCAAAATCAAAAAGGGGAAGTTAGTCTCCTTGCCAGGCATGGGTCACACCCCATTCATCGAAGACCCAGCCAAATTCTGGAAAGCCTTCACACCACAACTCTAA
- a CDS encoding S41 family peptidase: protein MQSIKRYWKTYILGGILLLTIFAMAETGFQVRAFAQDRYADLQNFSKVLNLIQQYYVEETDTKKLVYGAIKGMLRELDPHTNFMPPEIFKDFETETSGEFGGLGIEISNQNGILTIISPIEDAPAWQAGIKAGDKVIAIDGNSTKGMSLVEASQFMRGKKGTKIVLRVVREKEEKPRDITITRGVVKIKSVKYTDMGDGFAYVRITSFIENTSKDLESAIQAHVKANGKLNGMLIDLRRNPGGLLDQAVKVSDMFLKEGVIVSTIGRNKAEKEVAMATKKGKYTDVPLVILVNEYTASASEIVSGALQDNKRALIVGERTFGKGSVQSVIKLGDGSGLKLTVARYYTPSGTSIQAEGIHPDVEIEDIDPETFAKSIQKQETTREGDIAGHLKGDKEKAAEKLDVKKGAEEGALAWWKDVGSKKEEKLSPRDNILKKDYQAYQAFSYLKAWNTMKGLTR, encoded by the coding sequence ATGCAAAGTATTAAACGCTACTGGAAAACTTATATTCTCGGAGGCATTCTGCTTCTGACAATCTTTGCAATGGCTGAAACCGGTTTTCAAGTCCGTGCATTCGCGCAGGATCGCTACGCCGATCTGCAAAACTTCAGTAAAGTGTTGAATCTGATTCAGCAGTATTACGTTGAAGAGACGGATACCAAAAAACTTGTGTACGGAGCGATCAAAGGGATGCTGCGCGAGTTGGATCCCCACACAAACTTTATGCCGCCTGAAATCTTCAAGGATTTTGAAACTGAAACCAGTGGTGAGTTCGGTGGTTTGGGTATCGAGATCTCAAATCAGAATGGAATTCTGACAATCATTTCTCCAATCGAAGACGCGCCAGCTTGGCAGGCGGGTATCAAGGCTGGTGATAAAGTTATTGCTATCGATGGCAACAGCACCAAAGGTATGAGTTTGGTTGAGGCTTCTCAGTTCATGCGCGGTAAAAAAGGCACTAAAATTGTTTTGCGTGTAGTGCGTGAAAAAGAAGAAAAGCCACGCGATATCACGATCACTCGTGGTGTGGTGAAAATCAAGTCCGTGAAATACACCGATATGGGTGACGGCTTTGCGTATGTTCGTATCACAAGCTTTATTGAAAACACCTCCAAAGATTTGGAAAGTGCGATCCAGGCCCATGTTAAAGCCAATGGCAAACTTAACGGTATGTTGATCGACCTGCGCAGAAATCCGGGTGGTTTGTTGGATCAGGCAGTTAAAGTCAGCGACATGTTCCTGAAAGAAGGCGTGATCGTTTCAACGATCGGTCGTAACAAAGCTGAAAAAGAAGTGGCAATGGCCACGAAAAAAGGCAAATACACGGATGTTCCACTTGTGATTCTGGTGAATGAATACACAGCCAGTGCCAGTGAGATCGTTTCCGGAGCACTTCAGGATAATAAGCGAGCTTTGATCGTTGGCGAACGCACGTTCGGTAAAGGTTCCGTTCAGTCAGTTATTAAACTGGGTGACGGTTCCGGCTTAAAACTTACGGTTGCGCGTTACTACACACCAAGTGGCACTTCGATCCAGGCGGAAGGTATCCATCCTGATGTTGAAATCGAAGACATCGATCCAGAAACTTTCGCGAAATCTATCCAGAAGCAAGAAACCACTCGCGAGGGTGATATTGCTGGTCACTTGAAAGGTGATAAGGAAAAAGCTGCTGAAAAGCTGGATGTTAAAAAGGGTGCTGAAGAAGGTGCTTTGGCTTGGTGGAAGGACGTTGGGTCGAAAAAAGAAGAAAAGCTGTCGCCTCGCGACAATATCTTGAAGAAAGATTACCAAGCATATCAAGCATTTAGCTATCTTAAGGCGTGGAATACCATGAAGGGTTTGACGCGCTAG
- a CDS encoding murein hydrolase activator EnvC family protein, producing the protein MKRSMALGAFAILLTVSAAHAATAVGASAEKADEISKDIEFTKQKLADAEQKQRQVLSGLYEINKRIKKTVTERGSLSQQRSILEVNIKNLTDKVDELDSKAKLQRAQLAERLKAIYKLGGQPLARFILNADSSVSMDRNLKILGIVAQRDLELIKGYRHDVQDLQNKRKSLAQRLENLKSVEARISTQETKLVAEQNLKNKLLNGIRKSKMFAENKISALREKSEQFNVEDAGVFDALFKASFMDSKGELPRPLEGVVTQKFGLIKAKDHPYTLNSKGIFISAATGSAIKSVFDGKAAYVGELPGFGNTLIVDHGDHYYSVYSHAGEIKVTTGDEITQSQIVATSGDASADLPAGMYFEIRHFSEPYDPQQWMKGL; encoded by the coding sequence TTGAAAAGATCGATGGCCCTTGGGGCATTTGCAATTTTGCTTACTGTTTCCGCAGCTCATGCAGCCACGGCTGTCGGTGCGTCTGCGGAAAAGGCTGATGAAATTAGCAAAGACATCGAGTTCACAAAGCAGAAGCTTGCGGATGCCGAACAAAAGCAGCGACAGGTTCTGTCTGGATTGTACGAAATCAATAAACGAATTAAGAAAACAGTTACGGAGCGTGGGTCGTTATCCCAGCAACGCTCCATACTGGAAGTTAATATTAAGAACCTGACGGATAAAGTGGATGAGCTGGATTCAAAAGCGAAACTTCAGCGAGCTCAGCTGGCGGAGCGTTTAAAGGCCATCTATAAATTGGGTGGCCAACCGCTGGCGCGTTTCATTTTGAATGCGGATAGCTCTGTTTCCATGGATCGCAATTTGAAAATTTTAGGAATTGTTGCCCAAAGAGATTTGGAGTTGATTAAAGGATACAGGCATGACGTCCAGGATCTTCAGAATAAAAGGAAGTCCCTGGCGCAGCGTCTGGAGAATCTGAAATCCGTCGAAGCGCGAATTTCCACTCAGGAAACCAAGCTCGTAGCTGAGCAAAACTTAAAAAACAAACTTCTAAATGGTATACGCAAGTCGAAAATGTTCGCTGAAAACAAAATCAGCGCGCTTAGAGAGAAATCCGAGCAGTTTAATGTGGAAGATGCGGGTGTCTTTGATGCCTTATTTAAAGCATCATTCATGGATTCCAAAGGTGAGCTACCTCGACCCTTGGAAGGTGTCGTAACTCAAAAATTTGGACTTATTAAAGCAAAGGATCACCCTTACACTTTAAACAGCAAAGGTATTTTTATTTCGGCGGCAACCGGAAGTGCGATTAAGTCAGTTTTTGATGGAAAAGCTGCCTATGTTGGTGAACTTCCTGGATTTGGAAATACTTTAATTGTCGATCATGGCGATCACTATTATTCTGTCTATTCCCATGCCGGAGAAATCAAAGTGACAACCGGGGATGAAATTACTCAATCCCAGATTGTTGCCACCTCAGGTGATGCCTCCGCAGATTTGCCTGCGGGAATGTATTTTGAGATTAGACATTTTTCGGAACCCTACGACCCGCAACAGTGGATGAAAGGACTCTAA
- a CDS encoding cell division protein FtsX, which produces MRPPQKNLALKLSTLIVVTACFVVMGAAALLSQNFKNILTHWGEDVQLTVYLSSDISEAGRQELEAYFKSQKDIGDFALVTQEKALTDFRAQLASYAPDISQDEELLKMIPSSYQVKLKSDVSTEEQSRTLQAISADLKNRSGVDDVSFGQDWVEKYGAFVSAINLSLNLVGFVVLIASIFVMSNAIRASVQVHRDEIVVLEMIGATSSMIRKPFLKEGALLGFVSSSMAILICLGMYSIGKTVVNGRLSFLRLGEQLSFISPAMIAAMIIGGTLLGAFGSYLCVRRINDGYAAASQRA; this is translated from the coding sequence GTGAGACCTCCGCAAAAAAATCTGGCACTGAAGCTATCGACTTTAATTGTGGTCACTGCATGTTTTGTGGTTATGGGAGCTGCGGCTCTTTTGTCGCAGAACTTCAAAAATATTCTGACCCATTGGGGCGAGGATGTTCAGCTGACTGTCTATTTGTCATCGGATATTTCCGAAGCAGGCCGGCAGGAATTGGAAGCATACTTTAAATCCCAAAAAGATATTGGCGACTTTGCTCTGGTAACCCAGGAAAAGGCATTGACGGATTTTCGTGCTCAATTGGCAAGTTATGCTCCAGATATCAGCCAGGACGAAGAACTTCTGAAAATGATTCCTTCAAGCTATCAGGTTAAATTGAAATCTGATGTTTCAACTGAAGAACAAAGCAGGACATTGCAGGCGATCTCGGCGGATTTGAAGAACCGCTCCGGAGTTGATGATGTAAGCTTTGGGCAGGATTGGGTTGAAAAGTATGGAGCATTTGTATCCGCAATCAATTTGTCACTGAACCTGGTTGGTTTTGTTGTTTTGATTGCTTCCATCTTTGTTATGTCCAATGCAATTCGTGCCTCGGTTCAGGTACATCGTGATGAAATTGTCGTTCTGGAAATGATTGGCGCGACTTCATCAATGATCCGCAAGCCGTTTCTTAAAGAAGGGGCCTTGCTGGGTTTTGTTTCATCCTCGATGGCGATTTTGATCTGTCTGGGAATGTACTCAATTGGAAAAACAGTAGTGAACGGTCGTCTAAGCTTCTTAAGACTGGGCGAGCAATTGAGTTTTATTTCTCCGGCAATGATTGCCGCGATGATAATCGGCGGAACGTTACTGGGAGCGTTTGGCTCCTACCTTTGTGTCAGACGAATTAATGATGGCTATGCGGCCGCAAGTCAGAGGGCTTAG
- the ftsE gene encoding cell division ATP-binding protein FtsE — protein MIEFSHVYKTYPGPVHALKNVDLKIDQGEFVFLTGPSGAGKTTLFKMISAYDLATSGEVKVAGYDLGEIRDGQVPFFRRKIGVIFQDFKLLKDRTLFENVALPLQIRGDKAPAIQRKVYDVLEQVGLAHKHDQYPDFVSGGEQQRTAIARAIVHQPGVLIADEPTGNLDPRLSEEIMDLLERVCSQGTTVFVATHDHEMVKRRLKRTLELKEGMIVGDSK, from the coding sequence ATGATTGAATTCTCTCACGTCTATAAAACATACCCGGGACCAGTGCATGCCCTGAAGAACGTCGATTTAAAGATCGATCAGGGTGAATTTGTTTTTTTAACAGGTCCAAGTGGAGCAGGTAAGACAACTCTATTTAAAATGATTTCTGCGTATGACTTGGCCACTTCCGGAGAAGTGAAAGTTGCAGGGTATGATCTGGGAGAGATTCGTGATGGTCAGGTGCCGTTCTTCCGCAGGAAAATCGGCGTGATTTTTCAGGATTTCAAATTGCTTAAAGACCGGACATTGTTCGAAAACGTGGCACTTCCACTGCAAATTCGTGGCGATAAAGCACCAGCAATTCAAAGAAAAGTTTACGATGTTTTGGAACAAGTGGGACTTGCCCATAAGCACGATCAATATCCTGATTTCGTATCAGGGGGAGAGCAGCAAAGAACGGCGATTGCACGTGCGATCGTTCATCAGCCTGGCGTTCTTATTGCCGATGAGCCCACGGGAAATCTGGATCCGCGCTTAAGTGAAGAGATCATGGATCTGCTGGAGCGGGTTTGCTCCCAGGGGACAACCGTATTTGTTGCGACCCATGATCATGAAATGGTGAAGCGTCGTTTGAAACGCACTCTTGAGCTTAAGGAAGGAATGATTGTGGGGGATAGCAAGTGA
- a CDS encoding DUF481 domain-containing protein, whose protein sequence is MKFVSVLLISALTTMSLVAHSQEAPPPPFKGEAEAGAIMVTGNSNSENWAAKGKAAYQQDKNIYSMFGQYIRTEANDVESTKNWNFGVRYDREFTDYLGMFVSQKYESDPYAGYVQRDSTDIGLKYWLVKGDSFNWSTEAGYRYSKQQNVGTGTTYDQLIRLYTEINTAIDKEFSFRYWIEYLPNMTNPDRYQVNTEASINAMLNSMFSLKLAYLLQYQNEPAPPGEYNTTTTTLNLVAKY, encoded by the coding sequence ATGAAGTTCGTTTCAGTTCTATTAATCTCAGCACTTACAACCATGTCCTTGGTCGCACATAGCCAGGAAGCTCCGCCTCCCCCATTTAAGGGTGAAGCTGAAGCCGGTGCCATCATGGTAACTGGTAACTCTAATTCAGAAAACTGGGCGGCAAAAGGCAAGGCTGCTTATCAACAAGACAAAAATATTTACAGCATGTTTGGTCAATATATCCGCACTGAAGCCAACGATGTTGAAAGCACAAAAAACTGGAACTTTGGTGTTCGTTATGACCGTGAATTCACAGATTATTTGGGCATGTTCGTGTCGCAAAAATATGAAAGCGATCCTTATGCGGGGTATGTACAACGTGACTCTACGGACATCGGTTTAAAATACTGGTTAGTCAAAGGCGACAGCTTCAACTGGAGCACAGAGGCCGGTTATCGTTATTCCAAACAACAAAACGTCGGCACTGGAACCACGTATGATCAGTTGATTCGTCTATACACTGAAATCAATACTGCAATCGACAAAGAATTTTCTTTCAGATATTGGATCGAGTATCTACCGAACATGACGAACCCTGATCGTTACCAGGTGAATACAGAGGCCTCCATCAACGCTATGTTAAATTCCATGTTCTCATTAAAGCTGGCTTACCTGCTACAATATCAAAACGAACCCGCTCCTCCGGGAGAATACAACACGACGACGACAACTTTGAATCTTGTCGCAAAGTACTAA